TTGATGTTTAACGTAAAAAAAGGTAATGAGGAAGCTAAGGAATTAGGATTTAATAAGATGCATGGATTTGCAATGATTGGGAGTAATAAATCTTTAACATTCATGAAAGGTATGGCTTTAATTGTAGATACAGAAAAAACGGATTGGCAAGATCTTTTCATTTATTATACTTACAATAAGTCATTTATAGTAACTGGTGCTATATTAGTTATAATTTCAATTTTGCTATTTTATATGGCTTTACTTACTAATATGCTTAATTTCCTAGCCCCAGAACCCCGCTTATATATACCATCTATACTAATAATTATTGGGGTTATATTTCTGGCAATTTCTAAATCCTCCTTATCTTATAGATTAGAATAATTTTTTCTTAATATATACTTTTATGTGATAATGATAGAAACTTTTAAAAACTAGTCTTACTAAATAAGTATAGCGTGAGAGAATGAAGGAAATAAAGGGTACTAAGACTGCAGAAAACCTAAAGCATGCATTCTGTGGAGAAGCAATGGCCAATAGGAGATACCTATATTTCGCAAAAAGGGCTGATGAAGAAGGATATCCAGAAATAGCCGCGTTACTAAGAAGTATAGCTGAAGGAGAGACTGCGCATGCATTTGGGCACTTAGATTTCATTAGGCAAGGAGGACTTGGCGATCCAGCTACTGACAAGCCTATAGGCACATTAGAGCAAATGTTAGAATCAGCGATTGCTGGAGAGACATACGAGTGGACTCAAATGTATCCTGGCTATGCTAAGGTAGCTAGAGAAGAGGGCTTTAATGAAATTGCAGAATGGTTCGAAACTTTGGCAAGAGCTGAGAAAAGCCATGCAGAAAAGTTTACTAATGCTCTTAATCAACTAAAGGGAGGCAAGTAATGTATTCCTTAAATCCAAGTAATCCTTCTTTTTTTGATTCTAATAAATTATTAAACGAATTTGTAAGGCAAGCTAGTGTTTGTCACGGCTGTAGAAGATGTTTTAATTATTGTGAAGCTTTTCCTAAATTATTTGAATATACTGATAAGAAAGGACCTAAAAATTTAACATTGGAAGACTTATTTGACATTACATCAAAATGTTTTCACTGTAAGATGTGTTACGTAAATTGTCCATATACTCCACCACACGAATTTAATATGGATTTTCCGAGTCTAATGGAGTGGTCTTGGTTATATTATAAAAAGAAGAGGGGTTTAGCATTAAGGGACTTCATGTTTGAAATGCTTGACGGAGTAAGTTTAGCTAGACCTTTAGCCAAAACTATTATGGAAAAAGGCAAGGAACTTCTTGGAATTCATAAAGAGGCTCCTACGTTACCAGTAGCCGAGAAGGGATTAAGAGAGAAAGTAAGACCAAAGAAGATAGAAAAACCCGTAGCTAAAGTAGCCTTATTTCCAACTTGTTTAGTAGATAATTTCTTTACAGAGATAGGGGAAGATCTAATAGAAGTTTATAATAGCTTAGGCATTGAAGTAACTATTCCATATTTTATGTGTTGTGGGGCTCCCATGCTTGATTCTGGAGATGTGGATAGGCTTAAAAAGAATGCTGAATATAATACTAAGTTAATTGAGGAATTAGTTAATCAAGGATATGATGTAGTTTCTCCAATACCAACTTGTACATTAATGATTAAGGAATATGAAAAAGTGTTAGAGAGAAAGATTCCTAAAGTTTATGATGCTTTAGAGTATTTATTGAAGCTTAAAAATGAAGGTAAGATTGAATTAAAGGGAAAAATAGACAAAAGTATATATTATCATCCGCCTTGTCATCTTCGATATATACAAGTTGGATTGCCTGGTGTTAGATTAATGAGAATGATGGGAGCTAAAGTTGATATATCGGATAAGGGATGTTCTGGTATAGACGGAGGATGGGGATTAAGGAATTACGATGTCGCAAAAAAGGTAGGTAGTAAAATGATGGAGTCCTTTAAGCAAAGTAATGCGGATCTTTTCTCTACAGAATGTCCTCTAGCTGGTCTTCAAATTCAAAAAGCATCAAATAGAAAACCATTACATCCCATACAAATATTAAAGGAGGCAATGAAAAGTGGTTAAGATAACTTTAGATGACATATTACCTTGGCAAACATATGAGAAAGTAAGGATGGATAGAATAAGGAGGATAATCGAGATCAAAAATAGGAGAAGAGTGGAATTGGGAGATAGACTATCTTTACTATTTGAGAATAGGGATACTGTGTTACATCAAATTCAAGAGATGGTGTATCTAGATAAACTAGAGAAAAAAGAGGATATATTAAGGGAGATAAGAATATATTCAACGTTATTACCGTGTAACGGTAAGATAAAGGCTTCACTTTATATTTACGCTCACGATTTTAAGGATTTAGATTGGGTTTACGATAACCTTAAGGGAATTTATAATTCAATATTCCTAAAGGTAGGTAGTAAGCTAATTCAAGGAGTTCCAGAAGCTGGAAGAGAGCAAGGAAGAGAATTTGCCACAGTACAGTATCTAACATTTGACCTTGAGGGAGAGAAGAGTACAGATATGGAAGTTCATGTGTTGCATGAGAAATACAGATATTCAGCTAAAATTGATAAAGGGCTAGCTGAGGAGTTAATGAAAGAAGCTTATGATATTTGTGAAAGTATTTAGTTTTTGTATTTCGAAATTATTATAATTGATGATATAAATTAAATATATTTTAGCTATAATATGTTTTATATTATTCAAAGAGATAGAAACTCAAATACTATATTACCAATAATAAATTGTATTACCTTTAGCAAGTTTTATAGAGTATTCATATAGGGTAGTAGATATAAGTTTTAAAACTTTTAGGAGAAAAGGTAAGATAGAGTGCAGATGTCCTTTTCTGCTAATGATTATAATAACCTTGAGGAGTTTATCATTAAGGTAGCTAGAACTAAGAAAATATTTAATTTAAGATCATATAATCTTAATATTATTTCTAATTATGAGAGGTTCTTTAATTTTATATTACCTAAAGATGCTACAGACATTCTTATAGTATTACCTTTAGACGAAGAAAAGGCAAAATCGATTAAGGACGCAGTAACTAGTGTTAGAGGCAAAGCGTCAATTACTATAATGTATAGTAGAAGGATAAGAGATAAAATAATCATTGGCTGGTATCCCTCAAACGTTAAGGAGGAATACTCAATTACAGAAAATAGTAATAAGAACAAATTAGTATCTAGTACGCTCCTAAAGCCTCTAAGGCAAGGAATTCATCTAAATCTATACTCTCTCTATATAACATTTTAAATCACCGATTGTATTTTCTCCCAAAAATTTATAAGGTATTGCCATAGTAGAGGATAGACAATTGACTATTTTCCCGAAATTAGATTGAAAGGTATAATAAGATTAATATGATTTAAGTATTAGAGAGTTATAATAGAAAGGTTTAAAAACTACTAGGAGAATATATCATGTATGAATGAGAGTATAAAATATCTAGTAATAAAAATGCTTGCTGATAAAGGATATGTAGTGGATGCTATATATAGTTATCTAGTAGAAGGTGAGAGACCAAGTGTACTAGCATATAAGTACAACATTACTAAGCATACAATAAGAGGAAATATTATGAGATTTATTGAAAAAGCTGGAGGAGAAGCAAAAGCTAGAAAGTTAATAAAATTAATAAAGGAATCTAATGCGAAGGTTAGTCCTATTGTATATAAGTCAGACGGATTATATACTTGCCTCTTATGTAATGAGAAGTTAGATGAAGGAAAGCTAGAGAAGCATATTACAACTAAGCATAAGGCGGAGTTGCAGAGGGCTATAAATTACGTAATATCTAAAGTAGAAGCGAAGAAGAAAGAAGAAGATGAGAATAAAAAACAAATTGTAGTAAATGCATAAAGATTTTATTCAAAAAAGAAATAATTTTTGCATAGACTAATACTTTTTAAAATACTTGCTCTTTATTTTATTAAGATATTTCTCCTTTTATTAATCTATCTTACATTATATGAATAAATTATTAAATTATAAATTAAGATTTATTCTAAATTAAAACGGAATTATTGACCACAAGCTAACTATCACACTACTGAAGCTCATTGCTAACGCTGCGTATTCTGGAGGAAGGAAGATATAGGGATAGAAAACCCCAGAAGCTATAGGTATTAAAATGGCATTATATCCAAACGCCCATCCTAGGTTTTCCTTAATCTTCCGTATAGTTAATTTAGACTCTTCTATTAAATTAATAATATCATTTAAGGACTTAACAATAACCTTACCAGCGTTTTTAGCTAAGTCAGTTCCACCAGATATTGCAACACCTATATCAGCTTCCTTTATTGCCATAGCGTCATTTATACCGTCGCCTACAAACATTACAATATGCCCTTCATCTCTAAATTTCCTTACTAGCTCAACCTTATCATCAGGCGTAAGTCCCTTATACATCTCTACTCCTAATTCTCTTGCAATTTCTTCAGCATTTTTACTATGATCCCCAGTGGCTAAAATTACCTTTATACCCATATTTTTAAGATAATCAACTACATCTTTAGCATCACTTTTAAGCTTATCCATTAAATTAATTATTGCTCCTGCTTTTCCATTTATACAAATAAATATATCCCCCTCATCTTCCTTTACGTTCCAATCACAGTTATTTATTACGAAGTATTTATTTCCTACTATGACGTCATTTCCGTTTATTTTAGCATATATTCCTCTTCCTGGAAATTCCTCATAATACTCAACTTCTCCGTTAATTTTAGGAAAGGCATTAGCTATAGGATGAGAACTCTTAGATTCTGCAATAGAAGCTAATTCAAAAGCTCCTTTAATAAACTCCTTTTTCTCTGCTATTATGTACTTTCCCTCAGTTACAGTACCCGTTTTATCGAGTATAACTACATCAACTTTTCTGATCTCTTCCAATATATTTCCATCTCTGATTATAATTCCACGTTTTAATGCATTGTTTACTCTAGATAATATGGCCATAGGAGTAGCTAAGCCTAAAGCACACGGACATGCTGCTGCTAGAACTGAAACTGAAAAAAGTAAAGAAGAAATTAGAGTATTATCAAGTATAAATTTCCAGACAATGAATGTAATTAAAGAAATTGTAATAATGATAGGTACAAATATCTCAGATATTCTGTCAACTAAGTTCTGAATCGATACTCTTGCATTGTAAGCCTCTCTTATAGTTTGCGTAACCTGCATTATATAGCTCCTATCCCAATTTCTAGTAACGTATATCTCTAAATATCCGTTGACTAGAATACCTCCGGCGAGTACGTTATCACCTTTCTTCTTATATACGGGTTTTTGTTCCCCCGTTAATATCGACTCATCAACTTCTCCCTCACCGCTCTCTATTATTCCATCAGCTGGTATTTTCTCTCCACTTTTAACAACTATTACATCCCCAACTTTGAGCTCATTAGAGTTAACAATTCTTCCATCCTTCAACCTAGCTTTATAAGGTTCTATATTTATATTTGAACTCATTTTAGCCTTAATATATGCCTCAAGGGTCTTACCAACTAATACAAATGTGATAAGTAATGCGGAATCCATGAAAAACGGATGGTTAGGCAAAAGAACACTTGAAAACCACATTATATTTGATGATAATGAAACTAAGACATCCATATTAGTAGTCTTATTCCTTAGCGCTCTATACGCTCCTCTATGAAATCTTAACCCAGAATAAAATTGTACTGGAATTGAAAATATGAAAGCTAAGGAGGGAAAGACGATACTTATTGTAGTAAATATAGCACCTATTATTAATCTAGTTAGTAAATCTCTGAAATCCCTATAAGCTACTTCTCTTTCACTCTTCTGTGAGGTTATTATTTCTCCTTTGATTCCTGCTTCCCTTAAAATATCTTGTGGAGTTACACTTAGCGGATTATATTCTACAATTAGAGTACCTAAACTTGCGTTTGAATGAACTTCTATAACTCCCCTTATATTCTCTATTTTTTTCTCGATTTTCGGAATTTCTTCTGGATTTACGTTAACTTTTAAAGAAAATCTCTGCGTAGCCACATCGTAGCCAGCTTTCCTAACTGCCTTTACTAATTCCTTTAATCTAACATTATCTGATAATATAACCTTTGCAGTACCGGTAGCCAGATTTACCTCAGCTTCCTTTACCCCATTAACGGATTTTAATGATTTCGAGACTGTTAATACACATGTAGCACAATGCATTCCAATTATCTTAATTTCTTCCTCTTTATTCATGAGGCATACCCTTAGGTCCTTTAGTTAAATATTCCTCGGGATTTTTCTGAAACTCTCTGAGACACTGCGGTGAGCAGAAATAATAAACTTTTCCCTTATACATGGTCTTATAAGGACTTTTCTCGTTAACTTCCATCCCACAGACTGGATCTATCATATTTTTATTATAGTAGTTTTAAATGAAAATCTTTATTGTCTATCATATTGCATCTTAACTATTTATTTTAGATTCAAAATGCACCTAAAATAAATCTTAAATCATATAGGTTTTACGTGCAAATTTCCTCTTTAATTCGGTTAAGCATGAATTACAGCAAGCGTAATATGTTTTCCTTCCTACTTTATAAGTTAACGGGCTGTCATATATCTCTTTACCGCAGTAATCACACTTAACCACGAAATCGCTTTTTGCAATGAATACGTTTTCCTTCTCCCTTATATTACTAAGCTTATTTTGTAGTTCTTCTAAAGTATTAGCCCTTATTATGTTCATAAATCTTCCGTCCAGTAGTTTATAACATTCGTCTTTACACGATTCTGAAATTACAAAGGCTATAAATGGTTCATTATGATATTGAATAGTAAATTTCACCCCTTTTCTCCTTAAACTTTTTATAAGATTAGATGCAGTGTTCCTGCTTATGTTAAGAGTCTTAGCTAATTTAGTTATACTTATCCTAGAGTCTTTCCTTAAAA
The genomic region above belongs to Saccharolobus caldissimus and contains:
- a CDS encoding rubrerythrin family protein, with the protein product MKEIKGTKTAENLKHAFCGEAMANRRYLYFAKRADEEGYPEIAALLRSIAEGETAHAFGHLDFIRQGGLGDPATDKPIGTLEQMLESAIAGETYEWTQMYPGYAKVAREEGFNEIAEWFETLARAEKSHAEKFTNALNQLKGGK
- a CDS encoding heterodisulfide reductase-related iron-sulfur binding cluster; translated protein: MYSLNPSNPSFFDSNKLLNEFVRQASVCHGCRRCFNYCEAFPKLFEYTDKKGPKNLTLEDLFDITSKCFHCKMCYVNCPYTPPHEFNMDFPSLMEWSWLYYKKKRGLALRDFMFEMLDGVSLARPLAKTIMEKGKELLGIHKEAPTLPVAEKGLREKVRPKKIEKPVAKVALFPTCLVDNFFTEIGEDLIEVYNSLGIEVTIPYFMCCGAPMLDSGDVDRLKKNAEYNTKLIEELVNQGYDVVSPIPTCTLMIKEYEKVLERKIPKVYDALEYLLKLKNEGKIELKGKIDKSIYYHPPCHLRYIQVGLPGVRLMRMMGAKVDISDKGCSGIDGGWGLRNYDVAKKVGSKMMESFKQSNADLFSTECPLAGLQIQKASNRKPLHPIQILKEAMKSG
- a CDS encoding DUF3501 family protein, with the translated sequence MVKITLDDILPWQTYEKVRMDRIRRIIEIKNRRRVELGDRLSLLFENRDTVLHQIQEMVYLDKLEKKEDILREIRIYSTLLPCNGKIKASLYIYAHDFKDLDWVYDNLKGIYNSIFLKVGSKLIQGVPEAGREQGREFATVQYLTFDLEGEKSTDMEVHVLHEKYRYSAKIDKGLAEELMKEAYDICESI
- a CDS encoding DUF4898 domain-containing protein produces the protein MSFSANDYNNLEEFIIKVARTKKIFNLRSYNLNIISNYERFFNFILPKDATDILIVLPLDEEKAKSIKDAVTSVRGKASITIMYSRRIRDKIIIGWYPSNVKEEYSITENSNKNKLVSSTLLKPLRQGIHLNLYSLYITF
- a CDS encoding heavy metal translocating P-type ATPase, translating into MNKEEEIKIIGMHCATCVLTVSKSLKSVNGVKEAEVNLATGTAKVILSDNVRLKELVKAVRKAGYDVATQRFSLKVNVNPEEIPKIEKKIENIRGVIEVHSNASLGTLIVEYNPLSVTPQDILREAGIKGEIITSQKSEREVAYRDFRDLLTRLIIGAIFTTISIVFPSLAFIFSIPVQFYSGLRFHRGAYRALRNKTTNMDVLVSLSSNIMWFSSVLLPNHPFFMDSALLITFVLVGKTLEAYIKAKMSSNINIEPYKARLKDGRIVNSNELKVGDVIVVKSGEKIPADGIIESGEGEVDESILTGEQKPVYKKKGDNVLAGGILVNGYLEIYVTRNWDRSYIMQVTQTIREAYNARVSIQNLVDRISEIFVPIIITISLITFIVWKFILDNTLISSLLFSVSVLAAACPCALGLATPMAILSRVNNALKRGIIIRDGNILEEIRKVDVVILDKTGTVTEGKYIIAEKKEFIKGAFELASIAESKSSHPIANAFPKINGEVEYYEEFPGRGIYAKINGNDVIVGNKYFVINNCDWNVKEDEGDIFICINGKAGAIINLMDKLKSDAKDVVDYLKNMGIKVILATGDHSKNAEEIARELGVEMYKGLTPDDKVELVRKFRDEGHIVMFVGDGINDAMAIKEADIGVAISGGTDLAKNAGKVIVKSLNDIINLIEESKLTIRKIKENLGWAFGYNAILIPIASGVFYPYIFLPPEYAALAMSFSSVIVSLWSIIPF
- a CDS encoding YHS domain-containing protein, coding for MIDPVCGMEVNEKSPYKTMYKGKVYYFCSPQCLREFQKNPEEYLTKGPKGMPHE
- a CDS encoding TRASH domain-containing protein — encoded protein: MEKLSDLEFRALEILRKDSRISITKLAKTLNISRNTASNLIKSLRRKGVKFTIQYHNEPFIAFVISESCKDECYKLLDGRFMNIIRANTLEELQNKLSNIREKENVFIAKSDFVVKCDYCGKEIYDSPLTYKVGRKTYYACCNSCLTELKRKFARKTYMI